Proteins from a genomic interval of Vigna radiata var. radiata cultivar VC1973A unplaced genomic scaffold, Vradiata_ver6 scaffold_95, whole genome shotgun sequence:
- the LOC106753034 gene encoding uncharacterized protein LOC106753034: MFTKQYSTNRYEEVTAAELVNLRQGKDETLRAFMHRYNHAARRIKGASPEFIISSLPNCLKAGFVSESLYAKLPHTLEELQQKMAKFIKMEDQRIFRKQQHEEHPVSVNKKEGKRKNDNVREQKPIVNLNPRYDRYAHLTAPREKVLERALQLNLIFQRRKFPPKNMDATQICRFHNSGGHTTEGCQTLKDEIEKLIRAEHLREFVKED; the protein is encoded by the coding sequence ATGTTCACAAAGCAATATTCCACCAACCGATATGAAGAGGTGACTGCTGCCGAGCTAGTCAATCTCAGGCAGGGAAAAGACGAAACTCTCAGAGCTTTCATGCACCGATACAACCACGCCGCCCGGAGGATAAAGGGAGCCAGCCCCGAATTCATCATCAGCAGTCTGCCCAACTGCCTCAAGGCAGGATTCGTCTCTGAAAGCCTGTATGCCAAATTACCCCATACGTTGGAGGAGCTACAACAAAAGATGGCTAAGTTCATTAAAATGGAAGATCAGAGGATTTTCCGGAAGCAACAACACGAGGAGCATCCAGTAAGTGTTAACAAAAAAGAGGGCAAGCGAAAAAATGACAACGTCCGGGAACAGAAACCAATCGTGAATCTGAACCCCAGATACGACCGCTATGCGCATCTTACCGCCCCTAGAGAAAAGGTGTTGGAACGAGCTCTACAATTGAACCTCatctttcaaagaagaaaatttccacCGAAAAATATGGATGCGACGCAGATATGCCGATTCCATAATTCGGGGGGACATACTACTGAAGGCTGCCAGACTCTCAAGGATGAAATAGAGAAGCTAATCCGTGCCGAACATCTTCGTGAATTTGTAAAGGAAGATTAA